From a region of the Paenibacillus lutimineralis genome:
- a CDS encoding MATE family efflux transporter has translation MKESKTNESNKFNLWLLAWPIFIEQFLQFLLGSVDTLMVSRISDNAVAVVGFSNQLFNALTTLFATVASGAGIVIAQKIGSRLQEDARTVGIISFKVTIAIGLALSVLLIAFSRPIAKMLQLPDELLPLADAYIPIVGGGMILIAAIAVLGTAIRNTGNTKGPMIIAIGMNVIHIVMNYGFIFGAYGFPQLGLTGVAISTVTSRLIATVVLFIIFLGAFERKIRLSDFRIFDRRLFKEVLQIGWPLGINSANWVFSQLAIFSFLAMLGSTELAARTYMNTLESFCFLLGFSLALAAQIQIAHLYGAGKTREAYRAAYKVLAVGLPLVAVNAFILVVFGTHVLRLFTQDADILALCVVLLWMNLMLQPGKMVNMALGNSLNAVGDTRYTMKISLIFMWVVATGCSYLLGVSLGWGIVAIYSCMIADEYIRGVLSYFRWRGRKYLRKKEEEIQREQEQCAAEVRLAL, from the coding sequence ATGAAGGAATCCAAGACCAACGAGAGCAATAAATTTAACCTCTGGCTGCTCGCTTGGCCTATATTTATTGAACAGTTTCTACAATTTTTGCTCGGCTCCGTCGATACCCTGATGGTGAGCCGGATATCTGATAATGCGGTAGCCGTTGTCGGTTTCTCCAATCAGCTATTTAACGCGCTTACGACGTTGTTCGCAACGGTAGCCAGCGGGGCGGGGATTGTGATTGCCCAGAAGATTGGCTCCCGTCTGCAGGAGGATGCCCGAACGGTCGGGATCATCTCTTTTAAAGTAACCATCGCGATCGGGCTGGCGTTAAGCGTATTGCTAATTGCTTTTTCACGTCCGATTGCTAAAATGCTGCAGCTTCCGGATGAACTGCTGCCCTTGGCGGATGCCTACATCCCTATCGTTGGCGGGGGCATGATTCTTATCGCTGCTATTGCCGTGTTAGGTACGGCGATCCGCAATACGGGGAATACGAAAGGACCGATGATCATTGCCATCGGCATGAATGTGATTCATATTGTGATGAATTACGGCTTTATTTTTGGCGCATATGGCTTCCCGCAATTGGGGCTTACTGGCGTAGCTATCTCGACGGTAACCAGCCGCTTGATCGCCACGGTCGTCCTGTTCATCATCTTCCTTGGCGCGTTCGAGCGCAAGATTAGATTAAGCGATTTCCGCATCTTTGACCGCAGGTTGTTCAAGGAGGTGCTTCAGATCGGTTGGCCGCTCGGAATCAATTCAGCGAACTGGGTATTCTCGCAATTGGCGATCTTCTCCTTCCTGGCGATGCTAGGCTCAACGGAGCTGGCGGCCAGAACCTATATGAATACGCTGGAATCGTTCTGCTTCCTGCTTGGCTTCTCTCTCGCTTTGGCTGCACAGATCCAGATTGCTCATTTGTATGGGGCCGGGAAGACGAGAGAAGCCTACCGGGCTGCTTATAAAGTGCTTGCCGTTGGGTTGCCGCTGGTTGCAGTGAATGCATTTATTCTCGTAGTCTTTGGTACGCATGTGCTTCGTCTGTTCACACAGGATGCCGATATATTAGCGCTTTGCGTCGTATTGCTATGGATGAATCTAATGCTTCAACCGGGGAAAATGGTCAATATGGCGCTCGGCAACTCGCTTAACGCCGTAGGGGATACGCGTTATACGATGAAGATCTCCCTGATCTTCATGTGGGTTGTGGCGACGGGCTGCTCCTACTTGCTGGGGGTATCGCTTGGCTGGGGGATCGTCGCTATCTATTCATGTATGATTGCGGATGAGTACATCCGTGGAGTGCTCTCATACTTCCGCTGGAGAGGGCGTAAATATTTGCGTAAGAAAGAGGAAGAGATACAGAGAGAACAGGAGCAATGCGCGGCTGAGGTTCGCTTGGCGCTGTAG
- a CDS encoding DegV family protein produces the protein MKIFADSISDIPQSWIDQYDIGIVPLYVVFGETAYKDRLEITTNDIYNRVEATGELPRTSAPSPADFIAAFSPWIEQQNQIVFISMSSKLSSTYQSAMIAATELPEGSVHVVDSLNVSGGIAILVMRAVMAAKAGMNAEEIASMLHEERDQVEIEVLVDTLDYLHKGGRVSNLQHMIGSLLKIRPILRIKEGVVISADKYRGKTEKAVERMLHRITENFHKIDRDLIIVAQTLADKTAEYIKTALLERTDVKEVEIIEGGCAISCHCGPRTVAIMYKKKQLSYNS, from the coding sequence GTGAAAATTTTCGCGGACAGTATCTCCGATATCCCACAATCCTGGATCGACCAATATGACATCGGGATCGTACCGCTGTATGTAGTGTTTGGCGAGACTGCCTATAAAGACAGACTTGAGATCACTACCAACGACATATACAACAGAGTCGAGGCGACTGGAGAATTGCCACGTACTTCTGCCCCATCTCCTGCAGATTTCATAGCGGCCTTCTCCCCATGGATCGAGCAACAGAATCAGATTGTGTTCATCAGTATGTCATCCAAGCTCTCGTCAACCTATCAGAGCGCTATGATCGCCGCAACCGAGCTGCCAGAAGGCAGTGTACATGTCGTTGATTCACTGAATGTGTCAGGAGGCATCGCCATACTGGTTATGAGGGCTGTCATGGCAGCCAAGGCAGGTATGAATGCAGAGGAAATCGCCTCCATGCTCCATGAAGAACGGGATCAGGTAGAAATTGAAGTACTTGTCGATACGCTGGACTATCTGCACAAAGGAGGCCGTGTCTCCAATCTGCAGCATATGATCGGAAGCCTGCTCAAGATTCGTCCTATTTTGCGTATTAAAGAAGGCGTCGTCATCTCGGCGGATAAATATCGCGGCAAGACGGAAAAAGCTGTCGAGCGCATGCTGCATCGCATCACGGAGAACTTTCACAAGATCGACCGTGATCTGATCATCGTGGCACAGACGCTTGCGGACAAGACCGCGGAATATATCAAGACAGCATTGCTGGAGCGGACAGACGTCAAAGAGGTTGAAATTATTGAAGGCGGCTGCGCTATTTCCTGTCATTGCGGACCACGCACCGTTGCTATCATGTATAAGAAAAAACAGCTATCCTACAATTCATAA
- a CDS encoding DUF3829 domain-containing protein, whose protein sequence is MRSVRLRWNIVVLLSLLAILLSSCRLPLEKAKIPLSGGSGQAVSAQGESRMEATLRKYAGYSALDIYIHSQIADVLGRYVERFGNTETFDLQKEADLDRGVNLELKETNKLVEYTELTDKQPALPEVDNAVTKLAPKLEELVKTLGEIDTYYRFRFYVDDDFTKGKALHGQLQALLKEWEPLAEDFTVILHQSLMKQRELDLADFKANDQMIRYHALESIIAAEVIDDELTQGLTSETLNGLDVASYKGLYDRLTEKVAQYIAMADDPERVNREGLDDYNLYGNMLKHKIMLVKASATDLLQRIEQSRTFNEYNKDGTPKDYKKKLQEAILEYYVFVLDSNKG, encoded by the coding sequence ATGAGAAGTGTGAGATTAAGATGGAATATTGTTGTACTGCTAAGTCTTCTGGCTATACTGCTCTCATCCTGCCGACTGCCGCTAGAAAAAGCGAAGATACCCCTGTCGGGAGGATCGGGGCAGGCAGTCTCTGCCCAGGGAGAATCCAGGATGGAGGCGACGTTACGGAAATATGCCGGCTATAGTGCTCTGGACATCTATATTCATAGTCAAATAGCTGATGTTCTGGGGCGGTATGTAGAACGGTTCGGAAATACAGAAACATTCGATTTACAGAAAGAGGCCGATCTGGACCGGGGCGTAAATCTGGAACTTAAAGAGACCAATAAACTGGTAGAGTATACGGAATTAACCGATAAACAGCCTGCCTTACCCGAGGTCGATAACGCCGTAACGAAGCTTGCTCCGAAGCTGGAGGAGCTGGTCAAGACGCTAGGCGAAATCGATACCTATTACAGGTTCAGATTCTATGTTGATGACGATTTTACGAAGGGGAAGGCACTGCATGGGCAACTGCAGGCTCTGCTGAAGGAATGGGAGCCACTCGCGGAAGACTTCACTGTTATTTTGCATCAGTCGTTAATGAAGCAGCGAGAGTTGGATCTCGCCGATTTCAAGGCAAATGATCAGATGATCCGGTACCATGCGCTTGAATCGATTATAGCAGCGGAAGTAATTGATGACGAACTGACGCAGGGCCTGACATCAGAGACGTTGAACGGCCTTGATGTGGCATCCTACAAGGGATTGTACGATCGGCTTACCGAAAAAGTAGCCCAATATATCGCCATGGCTGACGATCCGGAGCGGGTAAATCGGGAGGGGCTTGACGACTATAATTTATATGGAAACATGTTGAAGCATAAGATCATGCTGGTGAAGGCCTCTGCCACCGATTTGCTACAGCGGATTGAGCAATCGCGGACGTTCAATGAATACAACAAAGACGGTACGCCCAAGGACTATAAGAAGAAGCTGCAAGAAGCTATTCTGGAATACTACGTATTTGTATTGGACTCGAATAAGGGTTAA
- a CDS encoding YiiG family protein, protein MKKVVNWFLCIMLLVVATTACSLPTSRDLKGASARDETKDTNKYNAYIELSNQINGGMYGSVFSIYVNEFGLEQEIYIDDEFNGYSTTPFIPSVIEHASKTLDFASVEPSYGATDEKVKELMPIIIDMMNANNDIESYYTAKTYVDDDFEKGRELHKRYIALFEKYIEVGQQFLEEFSEITRERKYTDAEKLKDEDMLIRYYALLAVLRAQEIQEAFYNKGVGDDNILDFDVKEYEELYHMLTEDIEHYFEYAKDADRRKTEAWPSLEIFKTSIEGVKVTATDILRVLREQDPEINSDTKGKVTTGGRNAILSAFDRKVSFLVDAYNTSLNLTVVN, encoded by the coding sequence ATGAAGAAAGTTGTAAATTGGTTTCTGTGTATTATGCTGCTCGTGGTAGCGACGACAGCTTGCAGCCTGCCTACATCGAGGGATCTAAAGGGAGCTTCCGCCAGAGACGAAACGAAGGATACGAACAAGTATAATGCTTACATCGAACTGAGCAACCAGATCAACGGAGGTATGTATGGTAGTGTTTTTAGCATTTATGTGAATGAGTTCGGACTGGAGCAGGAAATTTACATTGATGACGAGTTCAATGGGTACAGCACAACACCGTTCATTCCGAGTGTGATCGAGCATGCCAGCAAAACATTAGATTTTGCTTCGGTCGAGCCTTCCTACGGTGCAACGGATGAGAAAGTGAAAGAGTTAATGCCAATCATCATAGATATGATGAATGCGAATAATGACATTGAAAGCTACTACACTGCGAAAACCTATGTCGATGACGATTTTGAAAAGGGTCGAGAATTACATAAGCGTTATATTGCATTGTTTGAGAAGTACATAGAGGTAGGGCAACAATTTCTTGAAGAATTTTCGGAGATCACGAGAGAGCGTAAGTATACGGATGCGGAGAAGCTGAAGGATGAAGATATGCTAATACGTTACTACGCCCTCCTGGCAGTATTGCGGGCGCAGGAGATTCAGGAGGCGTTCTACAATAAGGGGGTCGGGGATGATAACATTCTGGATTTCGATGTTAAGGAATATGAGGAGTTATATCACATGCTGACCGAGGATATCGAGCATTATTTTGAATATGCCAAGGATGCCGATCGGCGTAAGACTGAAGCATGGCCAAGTCTAGAAATATTCAAGACAAGTATAGAAGGGGTCAAAGTTACGGCGACCGACATTCTTAGAGTCTTGCGTGAACAGGATCCGGAGATTAACAGCGATACCAAAGGCAAAGTGACGACAGGGGGGCGTAATGCAATTTTGTCAGCGTTTGATCGCAAGGTCTCCTTCCTCGTGGATGCATACAATACCAGCCTTAATTTGACAGTAGTGAATTAA
- a CDS encoding TraB/GumN family protein → MKNWKRMFLSIIISAGLILSTASATMAAPQQPAVKVNDQNVNYTGGTPVIDQGTTYVPLKMTLQAMNAKLTDVADDTIHAVVNGQTITLKSKLKRINGETYVPIRVIGDAAGYEVRWDAKTRTILLAPKAGASTQTGGRGFMWEVENNGNTVYLVGSMHIANDSFYPLRPEVEKAFAEADYLGVEIDLSKAADEAQQKVIMDASMYQDGTTLKDHVSSATYAKVGKILEQSGMKPDALDAFKPWVVGTTINSLKSVKAGYEATSGIDLYFIQKAIERKISVLELESYESQLGMLDGFSKELQEKSLNDVLDNFDVLDDAVEKMAEMWKTGSEEQLLEFTNGIAADGEYNKAMLIDRNIKMADKIDRYLKNSKKEEYFIVVGAAHYLGEHGIIKLLEDKGYTVVRK, encoded by the coding sequence ATGAAAAATTGGAAACGTATGTTCTTATCAATCATCATCTCGGCGGGGCTTATTCTCTCAACAGCCTCTGCTACCATGGCTGCACCTCAGCAGCCGGCAGTTAAAGTGAATGATCAAAATGTTAACTATACCGGAGGCACACCGGTCATCGATCAGGGGACAACATATGTTCCATTGAAAATGACGCTCCAAGCCATGAATGCGAAGCTTACAGATGTGGCAGATGACACGATTCATGCGGTAGTTAATGGCCAAACGATCACGCTAAAAAGTAAGCTCAAACGAATCAATGGCGAGACATATGTCCCTATTCGGGTAATTGGCGACGCAGCGGGCTATGAGGTTCGCTGGGATGCCAAGACGCGTACGATTCTGTTGGCTCCCAAAGCAGGCGCATCCACTCAAACTGGTGGCCGCGGATTCATGTGGGAAGTAGAGAACAATGGTAATACAGTATATTTGGTAGGCTCCATGCATATTGCCAATGACAGCTTCTACCCGCTGCGTCCGGAAGTTGAAAAAGCTTTTGCAGAGGCCGACTATCTGGGTGTAGAGATTGACCTAAGCAAAGCAGCCGACGAGGCGCAGCAAAAAGTGATTATGGATGCGAGCATGTATCAGGATGGAACAACGCTGAAGGATCATGTGTCTAGCGCGACTTATGCCAAAGTTGGAAAAATTCTGGAACAAAGCGGCATGAAGCCAGATGCTTTGGATGCATTTAAACCTTGGGTTGTGGGAACAACGATCAACAGTTTGAAATCGGTAAAGGCCGGGTACGAGGCGACTTCGGGGATTGACCTGTATTTTATTCAGAAAGCGATTGAACGTAAAATTTCGGTGCTGGAGCTGGAATCCTATGAATCTCAGCTTGGTATGCTAGATGGTTTCTCCAAGGAGTTGCAGGAGAAAAGTCTCAACGATGTCCTGGACAATTTTGATGTGTTGGATGACGCTGTTGAGAAGATGGCTGAGATGTGGAAAACAGGAAGTGAGGAGCAACTGCTGGAGTTCACAAATGGCATAGCCGCTGACGGGGAATATAACAAGGCGATGTTGATCGACAGAAACATTAAAATGGCTGATAAAATTGACAGATACTTAAAAAACAGCAAAAAAGAAGAGTATTTCATCGTGGTTGGCGCAGCCCATTACCTGGGTGAGCATGGAATCATCAAACTGTTGGAGGATAAAGGATACACTGTTGTTCGGAAATGA
- a CDS encoding phosphodiester glycosidase family protein: MDPVSSLPSRSSARQGGAGKKGHSTAARKPSKKRKRKKRGFFHTVGRMLMVLILLVAIGEVWLYLTPSGNKMLYLMADTLITTQHRHWAKYLIGQAELDRRVAAYQRQFDEMGEEKDTHTIKPQPGAAEAGDKEAEKPKPLIEIEEVSGTGYRGYVVTVNDPTKIRLGVPAKRGKGEKVSSMVERTGAIAGINGGGFADPNWKGNGFKPIGVVISQGKLYYNGLDSKKSSTQIVGIDKQGKMVAGKYSLDELKDMGIQEAVTFQPRIIVNGKGQIKSQKEGWGIAPRTAMGQREDGAILFVVIDGRQPGYSIGASLYDVQQIMLDHGAVIAANLDGGSSTVLVTKGGEIANKPSSEYGERYLPTAFLVFEHPEQVDIPNIWEGLRPQDIDPGKK; encoded by the coding sequence ATGGATCCGGTATCATCATTGCCTAGCCGTTCTTCGGCGAGACAGGGAGGGGCAGGGAAGAAAGGCCATTCCACAGCGGCTCGCAAACCTTCCAAGAAACGGAAACGCAAAAAGAGGGGGTTCTTCCATACAGTCGGAAGAATGCTGATGGTATTGATCTTGCTGGTTGCGATAGGCGAGGTGTGGCTATATTTAACGCCATCCGGCAACAAAATGCTCTATTTGATGGCAGATACATTGATTACAACCCAGCATCGGCACTGGGCCAAATATTTAATTGGACAGGCGGAGCTAGATCGAAGGGTAGCCGCATATCAGAGGCAATTCGATGAAATGGGAGAAGAGAAGGATACACATACAATCAAGCCGCAGCCAGGAGCTGCAGAGGCAGGGGATAAAGAAGCGGAGAAGCCAAAGCCGTTGATTGAGATCGAGGAAGTATCGGGTACAGGATACCGAGGTTATGTTGTGACGGTCAATGATCCGACGAAAATCAGGCTGGGTGTTCCGGCCAAACGAGGCAAGGGCGAGAAAGTATCGAGTATGGTTGAACGGACCGGCGCAATAGCGGGAATTAATGGGGGAGGCTTCGCCGACCCGAACTGGAAAGGAAATGGCTTCAAGCCCATCGGCGTCGTTATTTCGCAAGGCAAGCTATACTATAACGGACTTGATTCCAAGAAGTCCTCCACCCAAATTGTTGGGATTGATAAACAAGGAAAGATGGTTGCCGGCAAGTATTCATTGGATGAGCTGAAGGATATGGGGATCCAGGAGGCCGTTACCTTTCAGCCACGAATCATCGTAAACGGCAAAGGCCAGATCAAGAGTCAGAAGGAAGGCTGGGGTATCGCACCGCGTACGGCAATGGGGCAGCGTGAGGACGGGGCAATCCTGTTCGTCGTCATCGATGGGCGCCAGCCCGGCTACAGCATCGGGGCCAGTCTTTACGATGTACAGCAGATCATGCTGGATCACGGCGCAGTAATTGCTGCGAACCTGGATGGCGGATCTTCAACCGTACTCGTGACTAAGGGCGGCGAGATCGCTAACAAGCCTTCATCCGAGTATGGCGAACGTTATTTACCAACAGCGTTCCTCGTATTTGAGCATCCGGAGCAAGTGGATATCCCGAATATATGGGAGGGTCTGCGTCCACAGGATATCGATCCGGGTAAGAAATAA
- a CDS encoding low molecular weight protein-tyrosine-phosphatase, with product MAEAVFRHMVSAEGLEDRFLIDSAGTGNWHIGKPPHHGTRGILDEYGISYEGLKARQVSTEDFSEFDYIVAMDVQNEKDLRRLSQSEHAQIVKLLDLVPDMMNKEVPDPYYTGNFEEVYELVGKGCRALLERIRQEAQLD from the coding sequence ATGGCGGAGGCTGTGTTCCGTCATATGGTGTCTGCTGAAGGGTTGGAAGATCGCTTTCTGATTGATTCTGCGGGCACAGGTAATTGGCATATCGGCAAGCCGCCACATCATGGTACAAGAGGTATACTTGATGAGTATGGAATTTCTTATGAAGGTCTGAAGGCAAGACAAGTATCGACCGAGGACTTCTCGGAATTCGATTATATTGTCGCCATGGATGTCCAGAATGAGAAGGATTTGAGACGGTTATCGCAGAGCGAGCATGCACAGATTGTCAAACTGCTTGATCTCGTACCGGATATGATGAACAAAGAAGTGCCGGATCCCTATTATACCGGCAACTTTGAAGAGGTCTACGAATTAGTCGGCAAGGGTTGTCGGGCTTTGCTGGAACGCATTCGTCAGGAAGCACAGTTGGATTAG
- a CDS encoding DUF4091 domain-containing protein → MNLKVKKLSSLEKVFLHEEPITACSLVESVLRGEKYSYQLAYYIDPEWAAVAQYLRVEAAAEPGINVKLSMVGVVPSEMPVYPKTDEDYLTKQPGLFPDPLQELTDDNIKVLPGQWRSIWVEAEFAEDAALQDATVIIRFLHEDGTELAEVSHTISLIDVVLPKQTLIHTGWFHYDCLSTHYGVEELSEPHWTLIEDYMKTAVEHGMNMILTPLFTPPLDTKIGGERPTVQLVKVHVDEDGNYSFDFQRLRRFIDMALRTGMEYFEMSHLFTQWGAVSAPKIIASIDGEERAIFGWDTDAGGGEYRKFLNTLLPQLTSVLEEWGIQERCYFHISDEPNLEQLDSYRRACEIMEPHLRGYKMIDALSDYEFYEKGLIKTPIPANDHIDAFIKAKVPNLWTYYCCAQHDKVSNRFMSMPSRRNRIIATQLYKFDIAGFLHWGYNFWYTQFSIHAIDPYAVTDAGCGFPSGDAFLVYPGVEGSPVTSIRLKVFREALYDLRAMKLLESLSSKDFVMSIIEEAAAEPITFSEYPRNAQYIIDMRNRINREIQERLVTATSIM, encoded by the coding sequence ATGAATCTCAAGGTCAAGAAACTATCTTCTCTGGAGAAAGTGTTCCTTCATGAAGAACCGATCACAGCCTGTAGTTTGGTCGAATCTGTATTGCGCGGTGAGAAGTATTCGTACCAGCTTGCTTATTACATAGATCCGGAGTGGGCCGCTGTGGCGCAGTATCTTCGTGTTGAAGCGGCAGCGGAACCGGGGATAAATGTAAAGCTTAGTATGGTAGGAGTAGTCCCTTCCGAGATGCCGGTTTATCCAAAGACGGATGAGGATTATTTGACGAAGCAGCCGGGATTATTCCCTGATCCGTTGCAGGAGCTGACGGACGACAATATCAAGGTGCTGCCGGGACAATGGCGGAGCATTTGGGTGGAAGCGGAGTTCGCAGAAGATGCCGCGCTACAGGATGCGACGGTAATCATTCGTTTCCTTCATGAAGACGGAACAGAGCTGGCTGAGGTCAGCCATACCATCTCGTTGATCGATGTTGTGCTTCCTAAGCAGACATTAATCCATACAGGCTGGTTCCATTATGATTGCCTAAGCACGCATTACGGGGTAGAGGAACTTAGTGAGCCACATTGGACATTGATAGAAGACTACATGAAGACAGCGGTCGAGCACGGTATGAACATGATTTTGACTCCGTTGTTCACACCGCCTCTTGATACAAAGATCGGGGGCGAACGTCCTACCGTTCAACTTGTTAAGGTTCATGTAGATGAAGATGGCAATTATTCATTTGATTTTCAGAGATTAAGAAGGTTCATAGATATGGCTCTGCGGACAGGTATGGAATATTTTGAGATGTCCCATTTATTCACGCAGTGGGGAGCGGTATCTGCTCCAAAGATTATTGCCAGTATCGATGGGGAAGAACGGGCTATATTCGGTTGGGATACCGATGCCGGAGGGGGAGAGTACCGTAAATTCCTGAACACTCTTTTGCCGCAGTTGACCTCGGTTTTGGAGGAATGGGGAATTCAGGAGCGCTGTTATTTTCATATATCGGATGAACCGAACTTGGAGCAATTGGACAGTTACCGCCGAGCTTGTGAAATCATGGAACCACATTTGCGGGGGTATAAGATGATCGATGCGCTGTCTGATTATGAATTTTATGAGAAAGGCTTGATCAAAACTCCTATTCCGGCAAATGATCATATTGATGCGTTTATCAAAGCAAAGGTACCGAATCTGTGGACTTATTATTGCTGCGCCCAGCATGACAAGGTAAGCAATCGCTTCATGTCCATGCCGAGCCGCCGCAATCGGATCATCGCTACCCAGCTCTATAAATTCGATATCGCCGGCTTTTTGCATTGGGGCTACAACTTCTGGTATACGCAGTTTTCCATTCACGCGATCGATCCTTATGCAGTAACCGACGCTGGCTGCGGGTTTCCTTCTGGTGACGCCTTCCTGGTGTATCCGGGAGTAGAGGGAAGTCCAGTCACTTCGATCCGGCTCAAAGTATTCCGCGAAGCGCTGTATGACCTTCGAGCGATGAAGCTTCTGGAGAGCTTGAGCTCTAAGGATTTCGTGATGAGCATTATCGAGGAGGCTGCGGCAGAGCCAATTACATTCTCTGAATATCCTCGCAATGCGCAGTATATTATCGACATGCGCAACCGGATTAATCGTGAGATCCAGGAGAGGCTTGTCACGGCAACTTCAATCATGTAG
- a CDS encoding DeoR/GlpR family DNA-binding transcription regulator encodes MLTEERYNLILERLQSQGVVKLQELVEAIGASESTIRRDLVDLESRHLLKRIHGGASLLNQRSQEPGMDEKTSKNIQEKDVIARLAAREIRDNECIYLDAGTTTLAMISYIEAENVTVVTNGLSHVEALVNQRIRSYLLGGMMKIHTKAVIGSIALQNMDNFRFDRCFLGTNGVDLELGYTTPDPEEALIKRRAHQLSGQTYVLADSSKIGEVTFAKLLDLNEATLITDSVPPHLRKTIAHKTKIIEGSAS; translated from the coding sequence ATGTTGACAGAAGAACGATACAACCTAATATTAGAGCGCTTGCAAAGCCAAGGCGTTGTTAAGCTGCAGGAGCTTGTTGAAGCTATCGGAGCTTCGGAATCGACGATCCGACGGGATCTGGTCGATCTTGAGAGCCGCCATCTACTGAAGCGAATTCACGGCGGAGCCAGCTTGCTGAATCAGAGGAGCCAGGAGCCGGGGATGGATGAGAAAACATCCAAAAACATTCAAGAAAAGGATGTTATCGCTCGTCTTGCCGCTCGCGAAATTCGGGATAATGAATGCATTTATTTGGATGCGGGAACTACTACTCTAGCGATGATCTCATATATTGAAGCGGAGAATGTGACTGTTGTGACTAACGGACTGTCCCATGTCGAAGCTTTGGTTAATCAACGAATCCGCAGTTATCTGCTTGGAGGGATGATGAAGATTCATACCAAGGCTGTCATCGGTAGCATTGCCTTGCAGAACATGGATAATTTCCGGTTCGACCGGTGCTTTCTTGGGACGAACGGAGTCGATCTGGAGCTGGGATACACCACTCCAGACCCTGAGGAAGCGCTAATCAAGCGGCGCGCTCATCAATTATCGGGTCAAACCTATGTTCTAGCGGATTCGAGCAAGATCGGCGAGGTTACCTTCGCCAAGCTGCTGGATCTGAACGAGGCGACCCTGATTACAGATAGTGTTCCTCCCCATCTGCGGAAGACCATCGCTCATAAAACAAAAATAATCGAGGGATCAGCATCATGA
- a CDS encoding helix-turn-helix transcriptional regulator produces the protein MSQIIEITAPPLPQYIISGSTHMPYGGKHLSRKNIGVFDLLVVSQGCLYVGEEKRNFEVSTGHAVILRPDCYHYGFSGCKEETLHHWLHFQVSGNWRVIEQSEYCKQHSAQEGEDGAYMSLHPFTTTPFALAVPQFTYLPQLQKMIDTIDELTEMNRASHHSSVRLKQQALFQDVVGLLAASLETAAPSPGSVCAEKAAAYLREYYREPFSAKRLGESINFHPVYIARCMQKVFGCSPAAYMLLIRIEHSKLLLVQTDMPIERIAEEVGFNHAAYFTACFTKQEGLSPRRFRQHFAWNRES, from the coding sequence ATGTCTCAAATTATCGAAATAACTGCTCCCCCGCTGCCGCAATATATTATTAGTGGATCAACGCATATGCCATATGGCGGCAAACACCTCAGCCGCAAAAATATCGGCGTATTTGATCTACTCGTCGTCTCCCAAGGCTGCCTCTACGTCGGCGAAGAGAAGCGGAATTTTGAAGTCTCCACAGGCCACGCTGTCATCCTTCGTCCGGATTGCTACCATTACGGCTTCTCTGGCTGCAAGGAAGAGACGCTTCATCATTGGCTTCATTTCCAAGTTTCCGGAAACTGGCGTGTCATCGAGCAGTCGGAATACTGCAAACAGCATTCGGCTCAGGAAGGCGAAGACGGGGCGTATATGTCGCTTCATCCCTTCACCACGACGCCCTTCGCGCTGGCTGTGCCGCAGTTCACCTATCTTCCCCAGTTACAGAAGATGATCGATACAATAGATGAATTAACAGAAATGAACCGGGCATCTCATCATAGTAGTGTGCGTCTAAAGCAACAGGCCTTGTTCCAGGATGTCGTCGGTCTGCTTGCCGCATCTCTGGAGACCGCCGCCCCCTCCCCAGGTTCAGTCTGCGCGGAGAAGGCAGCTGCTTATTTGCGTGAGTATTACCGTGAACCATTCTCCGCCAAAAGACTCGGTGAGAGCATAAATTTTCACCCCGTCTATATTGCCAGGTGCATGCAGAAGGTGTTCGGATGCTCGCCAGCAGCATATATGCTGTTGATTCGAATCGAGCATTCCAAGCTGTTGCTCGTTCAGACCGATATGCCCATTGAACGGATTGCTGAGGAAGTTGGCTTCAACCATGCGGCATATTTCACCGCTTGCTTCACCAAGCAGGAGGGCTTGTCCCCGCGCAGGTTCCGCCAGCATTTTGCCTGGAATAGGGAATCCTGA